A genomic region of Bradyrhizobium sp. ORS 278 contains the following coding sequences:
- a CDS encoding autotransporter strand-loop-strand O-heptosyltransferase — MTIANFPRASGATMVPPVAIPPADGRQMVSAGTAERLAKPRLPPPAAVPTQEGPQGLRFDFNDGCRVMLPDTGQAWRVRLSDLETANVLFDIELRSGHVNSNKRYFVPFRLEVWSAQTLLLRHDYDASGRDILIQFPIGTIGDIIGWLGYAMKFKEMHKCRLTCALGEPLIALFQAAYPDVAFVTHDQIQAERYYATYSVALFFDDAAQVYQPCDFRQVGLHRTAAHILGVDPAERPPRVALDDNSRPIAEPYVCIAVQATTQCKHWNNPEGWHSLVDFLKATGYRVICIDQKAESSRGDFRTRIPADAEDQTGERPLRERARWLRHADVFIGLSSGLSWLAWAVGTPVVLISGFTDPINEFATPYRVINRHACNSCWNDARHRFDHTDALWCPRWKDTPRQFECTRLIKAKQVEGMLRRVPGFGQGLLPKPPGPPAAQQLTQPTNAPPLAAGFPGAAGKDQPIALAAVLAQPRGEVPHGGLASGVTVAAGILLDQAAAQISEGDRNARASDLPGALQNYKQSIDIVRRLTQADPDNAGFQRNLSVALNRIGAVLFVQRNLQGAHAAYSASLAVIEKLTAAHPAHLSFRRDLAWCHALLADVLGAQGRHAEAFEQRRNNAAVVTQLANAAPDDSPLQQALATSYQNLGDAFLPLGNIDGALTVYRISLGLTKRELDANGQDPGWNALYTSLLQKIRAALLAQRQVAPSA, encoded by the coding sequence ATGACGATTGCAAATTTTCCCCGCGCCTCGGGCGCGACGATGGTGCCGCCAGTTGCGATCCCGCCAGCGGATGGCCGACAGATGGTCTCGGCCGGTACGGCGGAGCGGCTTGCGAAGCCGCGACTGCCGCCACCAGCGGCCGTTCCGACTCAGGAAGGCCCCCAGGGGCTTCGGTTCGATTTCAACGACGGTTGCCGGGTGATGCTGCCCGACACCGGACAGGCGTGGCGCGTCCGGCTGAGCGATCTCGAGACCGCGAATGTCCTGTTCGACATCGAGCTTCGCTCGGGGCACGTCAACAGCAACAAACGATATTTCGTGCCCTTCAGGCTCGAGGTCTGGTCCGCGCAGACTCTGTTGCTGCGCCACGACTACGACGCCAGCGGGCGCGACATCCTGATCCAGTTTCCGATCGGCACCATCGGCGACATCATCGGCTGGCTCGGCTACGCGATGAAGTTCAAGGAGATGCACAAGTGCCGACTGACCTGCGCGCTGGGCGAGCCGCTGATCGCGCTGTTCCAGGCCGCCTATCCCGACGTCGCCTTCGTCACACACGATCAGATTCAGGCTGAGCGCTATTACGCCACCTACTCCGTCGCCCTGTTCTTCGACGACGCCGCCCAGGTGTATCAGCCTTGCGACTTCCGGCAGGTCGGCCTGCATCGCACTGCAGCCCATATTCTCGGCGTCGATCCGGCGGAACGCCCGCCGCGCGTTGCGCTCGATGACAACAGCCGACCGATCGCGGAGCCGTATGTCTGCATCGCCGTGCAGGCCACGACCCAATGCAAGCATTGGAACAATCCTGAAGGCTGGCACAGCCTCGTGGACTTCCTCAAGGCCACCGGCTATCGCGTGATCTGCATCGATCAGAAAGCGGAGAGCAGCCGCGGCGATTTCCGCACCCGGATTCCCGCTGACGCCGAGGACCAGACCGGCGAACGACCGCTGCGGGAGCGCGCGCGCTGGCTGCGGCACGCCGACGTCTTCATCGGGCTGTCCTCGGGCCTGTCCTGGCTCGCCTGGGCCGTGGGCACGCCCGTGGTGCTGATCAGCGGCTTCACTGATCCGATCAACGAGTTTGCGACGCCTTACCGCGTTATCAATCGGCACGCCTGCAACAGCTGCTGGAATGATGCGCGTCACCGCTTCGACCACACCGACGCGCTGTGGTGTCCGCGTTGGAAGGACACGCCGCGGCAGTTCGAATGCACGCGCCTGATCAAGGCTAAGCAGGTCGAAGGCATGTTGCGCAGAGTGCCGGGCTTCGGGCAGGGATTGCTCCCCAAGCCGCCCGGGCCGCCGGCGGCGCAGCAGTTGACCCAGCCGACGAACGCTCCGCCGCTCGCCGCGGGTTTTCCGGGCGCAGCCGGCAAGGATCAGCCGATTGCACTCGCTGCCGTGCTGGCGCAGCCGCGCGGAGAGGTTCCGCATGGCGGCCTCGCTTCAGGCGTGACCGTGGCCGCCGGCATTTTGCTGGATCAGGCCGCCGCACAGATTTCAGAAGGCGACCGCAACGCAAGGGCCAGCGATCTCCCCGGTGCCCTGCAGAACTACAAGCAGAGCATCGATATCGTCCGGCGGCTGACGCAGGCCGATCCGGACAATGCCGGCTTCCAGCGCAACCTGTCCGTCGCCTTGAACCGGATCGGCGCCGTGCTGTTCGTTCAGCGCAATCTCCAGGGCGCACACGCGGCCTATTCCGCCAGCCTGGCTGTCATCGAGAAACTGACGGCTGCTCATCCCGCCCATCTCAGCTTCCGCCGCGATCTCGCCTGGTGCCACGCGCTGCTGGCCGACGTGCTCGGGGCCCAGGGCCGCCACGCCGAAGCCTTCGAGCAGCGTCGCAACAACGCAGCCGTCGTCACGCAGCTCGCCAACGCCGCACCCGACGATTCGCCGTTGCAGCAGGCGCTGGCAACGTCCTACCAAAATCTTGGCGACGCCTTCCTTCCTCTCGGCAATATCGATGGCGCCCTGACCGTCTACCGGATCAGCCTCGGCCTGACCAAGCGCGAGCTCGATGCGAACGGGCAGGATCCGGGCTGGAACGCGCTCTACACCAGCCTGCTCCAGAAGATCCGGGCTGCCCTGCTCGCGCAGCGCCAAGTCGCGCCATCGGCCTGA